A single window of Pontibacillus chungwhensis DNA harbors:
- a CDS encoding anti-sigma regulatory factor codes for MDFQSCVNIKKEWDIVGARQLGRDIAKKIGFGTVDQARIATAISELARNIYLYAGTGKVCFEAIEDINERGLRIVAMDEGPGIRDVSQVMEDGFSTSGGLGAGLPGVKRLMDDFDVISRQGEGTEVRVVKWLR; via the coding sequence ATGGACTTTCAATCCTGTGTGAACATTAAAAAGGAATGGGACATTGTAGGCGCCCGGCAACTTGGGCGAGATATTGCCAAGAAGATCGGCTTTGGTACAGTGGATCAGGCTCGCATAGCGACTGCTATATCCGAGCTTGCCCGTAATATTTATTTATATGCTGGAACAGGTAAGGTTTGTTTTGAAGCAATTGAAGATATTAATGAACGTGGTCTAAGAATTGTGGCCATGGACGAAGGACCGGGTATTCGCGATGTCAGTCAGGTTATGGAAGATGGTTTCTCTACTTCTGGCGGACTAGGCGCGGGATTGCCAGGTGTTAAACGCTTAATGGATGATTTTGATGTAATATCAAGGCAGGGGGAAGGGACTGAAGTGAGAGTTGTGAAATGGCTCCGCTAA
- a CDS encoding PP2C family protein-serine/threonine phosphatase → MSTLKMDLSSYKDLLKQYIETQNEQALYRAEQFSKHSIQQNISPDEIVDVHLQALLELYPDIPENIMNSMNFLLETMISYGLAYQEYQALREKQFELQSEISVAANMQDTLLSTTKPDVEGLDIGVTSHPARQMSGDYYHFVQDQKGSVGIAVADVIGKGIPAALCMSMIKYSMDSFPDEQMYPSSILEGMNRVVERNVDPSMFITMFYGLYDQATNYFYYSSAGHEPGFYYSAKDDAFSEIEAKGLVLGVDRSATYKQYETLVAPGDMIVLLTDGVTECRAGERFIEREEISDVIHQYKHLPAQEITEQVYQHFERLQDFQLRDDFTMVIIRRDV, encoded by the coding sequence ATGAGTACCTTAAAAATGGATCTTAGTAGCTATAAGGACTTGCTGAAGCAATATATTGAAACACAAAACGAGCAGGCTCTTTACCGTGCTGAACAATTCAGTAAGCATTCAATCCAGCAGAATATATCACCTGATGAAATTGTAGATGTGCACCTCCAAGCCTTATTGGAACTCTATCCTGACATCCCTGAGAACATCATGAATTCAATGAATTTTCTTTTAGAAACAATGATCTCATACGGCCTGGCTTACCAAGAGTACCAGGCATTGCGTGAGAAACAATTTGAACTGCAATCTGAAATCTCTGTAGCCGCTAATATGCAGGATACGCTTTTGTCTACGACCAAACCGGACGTTGAAGGCTTGGATATTGGTGTAACCAGTCATCCGGCCAGACAAATGAGCGGAGATTATTATCACTTTGTACAAGACCAAAAAGGGTCAGTGGGGATTGCGGTAGCGGATGTAATTGGTAAAGGGATCCCGGCAGCGTTATGCATGTCCATGATTAAGTACTCAATGGATAGTTTTCCTGATGAACAGATGTACCCTAGCTCCATATTAGAAGGTATGAACCGTGTTGTTGAACGAAACGTGGATCCAAGCATGTTTATCACCATGTTCTATGGATTGTATGATCAAGCTACGAATTATTTCTATTATTCCTCAGCTGGTCATGAACCAGGTTTTTACTATTCTGCCAAGGATGATGCCTTCTCGGAAATTGAGGCTAAGGGTCTTGTGTTAGGGGTAGACCGTAGTGCTACTTATAAACAGTATGAAACGCTTGTCGCACCAGGCGATATGATTGTTCTGTTAACAGATGGCGTAACCGAGTGTCGGGCTGGTGAACGTTTTATTGAACGTGAAGAAATTTCAGATGTTATCCATCAGTACAAGCATTTACCAGCTCAGGAGATCACTGAGCAAGTTTATCAGCATTTCGAGAGACTGCAGGATTTTCAGTTGCGCGATGATTTTACGATGGTGATTATAAGACGCGACGTTTAA
- a CDS encoding STAS domain-containing protein has product MNLTINVDHNDKLKTVTLSGEIDAYTAPKLKETLLPLTQENEVVVKVDLEGVSYMDSTGLGVFISALKSTKEYDSQLTLVKMNDRVYRLFEITGLTDIIDIETDSTVRGGM; this is encoded by the coding sequence ATGAATTTAACCATTAACGTGGATCATAATGATAAATTAAAAACCGTAACCTTAAGCGGTGAAATTGATGCATATACAGCGCCAAAGTTAAAAGAAACATTACTTCCTTTGACGCAAGAGAATGAAGTTGTTGTAAAAGTGGACCTTGAAGGAGTTTCCTATATGGACAGTACAGGGCTGGGTGTTTTCATTAGCGCTCTGAAGTCTACGAAGGAATACGATAGCCAATTAACGTTGGTCAAAATGAATGATCGTGTTTACCGCCTGTTTGAAATTACAGGGTTAACAGACATTATTGATATTGAAACAGATTCTACGGTACGAGGTGGAATGTAA
- the rsbW gene encoding anti-sigma B factor RsbW: protein MTETFDFIEIKIPAKAEYVGVVRLSISGIANRMGFAYDDIEDLKVAISEAITNAVKHAYNETGEGEITLGFGVYENRLEVMVADHGGSFDLKKVKEDTGPYQEEDSIEELREGGFGLFLIDALMDKVEINNKYGVIVLMTKYLHENEVGFNDDQISTTQ from the coding sequence ATGACAGAGACATTTGACTTTATTGAAATCAAGATACCTGCCAAGGCAGAATACGTTGGAGTTGTTCGTTTAAGCATTTCTGGCATCGCTAATCGTATGGGGTTTGCTTATGACGATATTGAAGATCTTAAAGTAGCGATCTCTGAGGCCATCACAAATGCTGTGAAACACGCCTACAATGAAACAGGCGAGGGCGAAATTACTCTTGGCTTTGGTGTTTACGAAAATCGTTTAGAAGTAATGGTAGCTGATCACGGTGGTAGCTTTGATCTGAAGAAGGTGAAAGAAGATACAGGCCCTTATCAGGAAGAAGACTCAATTGAAGAATTGAGAGAAGGTGGCTTTGGACTCTTCTTAATCGACGCTTTAATGGATAAGGTCGAAATCAATAATAAATATGGAGTTATCGTTTTAATGACGAAATATCTTCATGAAAATGAGGTGGGGTTTAATGACGACCAAATCTCAACCACACAATAA
- the sigB gene encoding RNA polymerase sigma factor SigB, with protein MTTKSQPHNKRDGEVYEWIKHLQETPEDEVVQEKIVLQYEDLVQSIAKKYSKNSSIHEDLVQVGMLGLLAAIRRYDPSFGKSFESFAIPTIIGEIKRFIRDKTWSVHVPRRIKELGPKIKKAAEELTTDLQRSPSVIEIADYIGVSEEEVLETMEMGKSYKALSVDRKIEADSDGSTVTILDLIGNSEKGFDQIDQQMLLEKVLPILTEREQEILRCTYFDNMSQKDTGEQLGISQMHVSRLQRRALRKLKEALQTDEAESYY; from the coding sequence ATGACGACCAAATCTCAACCACACAATAAACGTGATGGTGAGGTTTACGAATGGATCAAACACTTACAGGAAACCCCTGAAGATGAAGTAGTACAAGAGAAAATTGTACTTCAATATGAGGATCTCGTTCAATCCATCGCGAAAAAGTACTCTAAAAACAGTTCCATTCATGAAGATCTTGTACAAGTCGGTATGCTGGGACTCTTGGCAGCAATCCGCAGGTATGATCCTTCGTTTGGGAAATCATTCGAGTCTTTCGCCATCCCTACAATTATTGGCGAAATTAAACGATTCATCAGAGATAAAACGTGGAGTGTACACGTTCCACGTCGTATCAAGGAACTAGGTCCTAAGATTAAAAAGGCAGCAGAAGAGCTTACGACAGACCTTCAACGCTCTCCTTCGGTCATTGAAATTGCCGATTACATCGGGGTTTCAGAAGAAGAAGTGCTAGAGACAATGGAGATGGGTAAAAGTTATAAAGCTCTATCTGTGGACAGAAAGATTGAAGCTGACTCAGATGGTAGTACCGTTACGATCTTAGATTTAATCGGTAACTCTGAAAAAGGCTTTGATCAAATTGACCAACAAATGCTACTGGAGAAAGTTCTGCCGATCTTAACGGAAAGAGAACAAGAAATCCTAAGGTGTACTTACTTTGACAATATGAGTCAAAAAGACACCGGTGAGCAGTTGGGTATTTCTCAAATGCACGTATCCAGACTTCAACGACGCGCTCTTCGTAAGTTGAAAGAAGCCTTGCAAACAGATGAGGCGGAGTCTTACTATTGA
- a CDS encoding SpoIIE family protein phosphatase produces the protein MTTEPKVDLKVFQQPKKGNYYCGDSYFYQKTEEGFICALADGLGSGEYARESSKAVMEVIENNVDGSIDSIITKANETLKDKRGAVLGILRMDFSQGTYSFTSIGNIGIVVVPAHGKKQRNIPVAGYLSGYPRPYNVKRDSLHPGMLFFMFSDGVNERTLSSNTFVSKNLELIMESFKQQQPIKYDDDTTFIAMKYG, from the coding sequence TTGACGACAGAACCGAAAGTTGATTTAAAAGTCTTTCAGCAGCCTAAAAAGGGTAATTATTATTGCGGTGACAGCTATTTTTATCAGAAGACAGAAGAAGGGTTCATTTGTGCATTAGCAGATGGACTCGGTAGCGGCGAATATGCTCGTGAGTCTTCTAAAGCTGTAATGGAAGTCATCGAAAATAATGTAGATGGATCTATTGATTCCATTATTACCAAGGCTAATGAGACACTAAAAGACAAACGTGGAGCGGTGCTTGGTATACTCAGAATGGATTTCTCTCAAGGAACGTACTCTTTTACATCGATCGGAAACATAGGTATTGTCGTTGTGCCTGCACATGGAAAGAAGCAGCGCAACATCCCAGTAGCAGGTTATTTGTCAGGCTACCCAAGGCCTTATAATGTTAAGCGAGACTCGTTACATCCGGGCATGCTTTTCTTTATGTTTTCTGATGGAGTAAATGAACGAACATTATCCTCAAATACATTCGTATCCAAAAATCTAGAATTAATTATGGAATCATTCAAGCAACAACAACCAATTAAATACGATGATGATACAACTTTTATTGCGATGAAATATGGGTGA
- a CDS encoding Tex family protein — protein MNDEAQIIQWVAKETSIKSSLIQEVISLLNEGNTVPFIARYRKEQTSGLDEVQINTIQEKWEYGQNLSKRKEEVVRLIEEQGKLTEELRSEILKAQQLQKVEDLYRPYKQKRRTKATVAKEKGLEPLALAVWDHSIQDLQSEAKTYQSEENELHTIEDVLAGVNDILAEWISDEPVYRDYIRTKTFEKGSIESVDKNKEHDEKSIFEMYYDYSEPIRSIASHRVLALNRGEKEGVLKVAIQPPVEMILDYLHRKLIPKQSGETIQIWKDAIEDSYKRLIQPSVEREVRTSLSERAEEQAIDVFSKNLKNLLLQPPLKGRAVLGVDPAYRTGCKLSVVDETGKVQAIKVVYPTPPKNDKAGAEKVILQLMKQYPIELVAIGNGTASRETEQFIADMIQNNNLDIAYMIVNEAGASVYSASALAREEFPDLQVEERSAVSIARRVQDPLAELVKIDPKSIGVGQYQHDVSQKKLNQSLTFVVETTVNQVGVNANTASSSLLQYVSGLSKTVANNIVKVREEQGKFTNRNQLKKIPRLGAKTYEQSIGFLRLPEGEEPLDRTPIHPETYKATKQLLSRMGCSVEDLGSEKLNQQVKELEVQQAAEELDIGVPTLQDILEALVQPGRDPRDDLPTPLLKKDVLSMEDLRQGMELQGTVRNVVDFGVFVDIGVKQDGLVHISKLAKRFVKHPLDVVAVGDVVTVWVEDVDTKKERIALSMLGPSE, from the coding sequence ATGAACGATGAAGCACAAATCATACAATGGGTAGCAAAGGAAACATCCATAAAATCCTCATTGATTCAAGAAGTGATATCGCTTTTAAATGAAGGGAACACGGTCCCTTTTATTGCGCGTTACAGAAAGGAACAAACTAGTGGGTTAGATGAGGTTCAAATCAATACCATACAAGAGAAATGGGAGTATGGGCAGAACCTATCGAAGAGAAAAGAAGAAGTAGTTCGTTTAATTGAAGAGCAGGGGAAACTGACAGAAGAATTGCGTTCTGAAATCCTTAAAGCTCAACAGCTTCAAAAAGTGGAAGACCTATACAGACCATACAAACAAAAGCGACGTACAAAAGCCACGGTGGCAAAAGAAAAGGGGTTAGAACCTCTGGCGCTCGCGGTTTGGGATCACAGTATTCAAGATCTACAAAGCGAAGCAAAAACGTATCAATCTGAAGAAAATGAATTACATACAATAGAAGATGTACTCGCTGGAGTAAATGATATCCTAGCCGAATGGATATCGGACGAGCCAGTATACAGAGACTATATTCGAACGAAGACCTTTGAAAAAGGATCAATTGAATCCGTAGATAAAAATAAAGAGCATGATGAGAAGTCGATTTTTGAAATGTACTACGACTATTCAGAGCCAATACGCTCCATTGCGTCTCACCGGGTTCTTGCGCTTAACCGGGGAGAGAAAGAAGGGGTTCTAAAGGTAGCGATCCAGCCACCTGTAGAGATGATCCTCGATTATTTACACCGAAAGCTTATCCCGAAGCAGTCAGGTGAAACCATTCAAATTTGGAAAGACGCCATCGAGGATTCTTATAAACGTTTAATTCAGCCTTCCGTAGAAAGGGAAGTACGCACTTCTCTTTCTGAACGAGCAGAAGAGCAGGCGATCGATGTTTTCTCTAAGAACTTAAAGAACTTACTTCTGCAGCCGCCTTTAAAAGGACGAGCTGTATTAGGAGTGGACCCGGCTTATCGGACAGGGTGTAAACTATCTGTAGTAGATGAAACGGGAAAAGTGCAGGCCATTAAAGTGGTTTATCCAACACCTCCGAAAAATGATAAAGCTGGTGCTGAGAAAGTCATCCTCCAACTTATGAAGCAATACCCAATTGAGCTTGTCGCAATAGGAAACGGAACGGCATCGAGGGAAACGGAGCAGTTTATTGCGGACATGATCCAGAATAATAATCTGGACATTGCGTATATGATTGTAAATGAAGCGGGGGCAAGTGTATATTCGGCTTCTGCCTTAGCAAGGGAGGAGTTTCCTGACTTACAGGTTGAAGAACGAAGTGCGGTATCTATTGCCCGTCGAGTGCAAGATCCGTTAGCAGAACTGGTTAAGATCGATCCAAAGTCAATTGGAGTCGGTCAGTACCAACACGATGTCTCTCAGAAAAAGTTAAATCAGTCCTTAACGTTTGTGGTCGAAACCACTGTAAACCAAGTAGGTGTGAATGCAAATACAGCTTCCTCTTCTTTATTGCAATATGTATCAGGACTTAGCAAAACAGTTGCAAATAATATCGTGAAAGTAAGGGAAGAGCAAGGGAAGTTTACAAACCGGAACCAATTAAAGAAAATCCCTCGTCTTGGGGCCAAGACTTATGAACAAAGTATTGGGTTCTTAAGATTGCCTGAGGGAGAAGAACCATTAGATCGCACACCGATCCACCCTGAAACGTATAAAGCTACGAAGCAATTGTTGAGTAGGATGGGGTGCTCTGTAGAAGACCTCGGATCAGAGAAGTTAAACCAACAAGTTAAAGAGCTTGAGGTGCAACAGGCTGCTGAAGAATTAGATATTGGTGTTCCTACACTGCAGGACATTTTAGAAGCGCTTGTGCAACCAGGCCGTGACCCACGTGATGACTTGCCGACTCCGTTGCTCAAAAAGGATGTTCTTTCAATGGAAGATCTTAGGCAGGGAATGGAATTACAAGGAACGGTGCGAAATGTTGTAGATTTTGGAGTGTTTGTAGATATAGGAGTTAAACAAGATGGGTTGGTCCACATTTCTAAATTAGCCAAGCGCTTCGTTAAGCATCCTTTAGACGTAGTAGCGGTAGGGGATGTAGTTACAGTTTGGGTAGAAGATGTAGATACAAAGAAGGAACGAATTGCGCTTTCTATGCTAGGGCCATCTGAATAA
- the cmpA gene encoding cortex morphogenetic protein CmpA gives MPSWLQRQLMKAYQEKNSYQIKMLNQCWYFYRKKHCS, from the coding sequence ATGCCGAGTTGGTTACAGCGACAACTGATGAAAGCATACCAGGAAAAAAACTCATATCAAATAAAGATGCTTAATCAGTGCTGGTATTTCTATAGAAAAAAACACTGCTCGTAA
- a CDS encoding SprT family protein, translating to MDKEKTLHEWVDQISREWFKKPYVDEVTMNNRLRTTGGRYLPAYRRIELNPKYLRELGEEEFEGIIKHELCHYHLHIEGKGYQHRDPEFKALLKDTKSPRFCKALPSQYKKPNHIYQCEDCLERYNRIKRVNTTKYRCGKCKGKLKKIE from the coding sequence ATGGATAAGGAAAAGACATTACATGAGTGGGTGGATCAAATCTCGAGAGAATGGTTCAAAAAGCCTTATGTAGATGAGGTCACAATGAACAATCGTCTACGCACAACAGGTGGTCGTTATTTACCTGCTTACCGGAGGATTGAGCTAAATCCTAAATACCTGAGGGAATTAGGAGAGGAAGAGTTCGAAGGAATTATCAAACATGAATTATGCCATTACCACCTTCATATAGAAGGGAAAGGGTATCAACATAGAGATCCAGAGTTTAAAGCATTGTTGAAAGACACGAAGTCACCGAGGTTTTGCAAAGCTCTCCCTTCTCAATATAAGAAACCCAATCATATTTACCAATGTGAAGATTGTCTAGAGCGTTACAATAGGATAAAGAGGGTGAATACAACCAAATACCGTTGCGGGAAATGTAAGGGGAAGTTAAAAAAGATAGAATAA
- the tsaE gene encoding tRNA (adenosine(37)-N6)-threonylcarbamoyltransferase complex ATPase subunit type 1 TsaE, which translates to MSESYTIDTHSAEETKKVAERLGALLEPNDLLTLEGDLGAGKTTFTKGLGTGLGVTRTISSPTFTIVKEYEGRMPLYHLDVYRLEDSDEDIGFDEYFDGGGVCVVEWAQFIEDYLPDNRLDIELFYNNEDERSIHLKPRGERYERICKELVK; encoded by the coding sequence ATGAGTGAAAGCTATACGATCGATACACACTCAGCTGAAGAAACAAAAAAGGTTGCTGAACGCCTGGGTGCCCTTTTGGAACCAAATGACCTTCTCACGCTTGAAGGAGACCTTGGTGCCGGAAAGACCACTTTCACAAAAGGACTTGGTACTGGTCTTGGGGTGACTCGTACGATTAGTAGTCCAACCTTTACGATTGTTAAAGAATACGAAGGCCGGATGCCTCTTTATCACTTAGATGTATACAGACTAGAGGATAGTGATGAAGACATCGGTTTTGATGAATATTTCGATGGAGGAGGCGTTTGTGTTGTAGAGTGGGCTCAGTTTATTGAAGACTATCTACCTGACAATAGGTTAGATATAGAACTCTTTTATAACAATGAAGACGAACGCTCTATCCATTTAAAGCCTCGTGGAGAACGATATGAACGAATATGTAAGGAGTTAGTCAAATGA
- the tsaB gene encoding tRNA (adenosine(37)-N6)-threonylcarbamoyltransferase complex dimerization subunit type 1 TsaB, which translates to MNVLAIDTSNQPMTIAVMQDEQLIAEYTTDIKKNHSVQLMPAINQMLVDCKMTPQDLNLIAVGHGPGSFTGVRIGLTTAKTLAWSLSIPIVAVSSLEVLAYNGILFNGLVCPFFDARRGQVYTGLYQAEGFEEMAPVKDEVNILLTDWLEELRASGEPILFISSQLSIHQEKIREVLGEQAVFSSLPVHLPSAGMLAHIALKKETTPIHALTPNYLRLAEAESKWLESQKGHQPSD; encoded by the coding sequence ATGAATGTGTTAGCTATCGATACATCGAATCAACCCATGACGATCGCCGTCATGCAAGATGAACAGCTTATAGCCGAGTACACAACAGATATAAAGAAAAATCATTCAGTGCAGCTCATGCCAGCTATCAACCAAATGTTAGTGGACTGTAAGATGACCCCGCAAGATCTGAATCTGATTGCCGTGGGGCATGGGCCAGGATCCTTCACGGGAGTTCGTATTGGACTTACAACAGCTAAAACGTTAGCCTGGTCGTTATCTATTCCGATTGTAGCTGTCTCTAGCCTAGAGGTCTTAGCTTACAATGGAATCTTATTTAATGGTCTTGTGTGTCCTTTCTTTGATGCTAGAAGGGGACAAGTTTATACGGGGCTGTATCAAGCTGAGGGGTTCGAGGAAATGGCTCCTGTGAAAGATGAAGTCAACATTCTTCTCACAGATTGGCTGGAAGAGCTTCGTGCGTCAGGGGAACCTATTTTATTTATTAGTTCACAGCTTTCGATCCATCAAGAGAAGATTCGAGAAGTATTAGGAGAACAGGCTGTTTTCTCTTCCTTGCCTGTTCATTTACCAAGTGCAGGAATGTTGGCTCATATCGCTCTGAAGAAGGAGACGACGCCTATTCATGCCTTAACCCCAAATTATCTTCGTTTAGCAGAAGCTGAGTCCAAATGGCTTGAGAGCCAAAAGGGGCATCAGCCAAGTGACTAA
- the rimI gene encoding ribosomal protein S18-alanine N-acetyltransferase — protein sequence MTKVIVRQMTEEDIDTVLELEKACFATPWTRDAFEHELQDNPYATYFVLEFDGELVGYCGLWVIIDEAHITNIAILPEYRGKKLGESLFQVVMEKARLVGAMQLSLEVRVSNIVAQRLYRKFGLVPGGIRKNYYTDNQEDAVVMWVKL from the coding sequence GTGACTAAAGTGATTGTTCGTCAAATGACTGAAGAAGATATCGATACGGTTCTTGAATTAGAGAAAGCGTGCTTTGCCACTCCTTGGACTCGTGATGCGTTTGAGCATGAGCTTCAGGATAATCCATACGCTACGTATTTCGTGCTAGAATTCGATGGCGAACTCGTTGGCTATTGTGGCTTGTGGGTTATTATAGATGAAGCTCATATTACGAATATTGCGATCTTGCCTGAATACAGAGGGAAAAAGTTAGGGGAATCCTTGTTTCAGGTTGTCATGGAAAAGGCGCGTTTAGTTGGAGCCATGCAGCTTTCTCTCGAGGTAAGAGTTTCGAATATCGTGGCTCAACGATTGTACCGTAAGTTTGGTCTTGTCCCTGGAGGGATTCGGAAAAATTATTATACAGATAATCAAGAGGATGCTGTAGTTATGTGGGTGAAATTATAA
- the tsaD gene encoding tRNA (adenosine(37)-N6)-threonylcarbamoyltransferase complex transferase subunit TsaD: MDQYILGIETSCDETAVAIVKNGTELIANVVASQIESHKRFGGVVPEIASRHHVEQVTLVLEEALEKADMRMEDIDAIAVTEGPGLVGALLVGVNAAKALAFAYQKPLVGVQHIAGHIYANRLMKEFQFPLLSLVVSGGHTELILMKEHGSFEVIGETRDDAAGEAYDKVARTLKLPYPGGPHIDRLAHEGEVTIDFPRAWLENDSFDFSFSGLKSSVINTLHNAKQKGIELKQEDIAASFQESVVDVLSTKAYKAAKQYGVKQVIVAGGVAANKGLRARLEEKFGEEEELELLIPPLHLCTDNAAMIAAAGTVAFNQGHRAGWDLNGNPSLSLERYAKRSITK; the protein is encoded by the coding sequence ATGGATCAATACATTTTAGGAATTGAGACAAGCTGTGATGAGACAGCTGTGGCGATTGTGAAGAATGGGACTGAGCTGATTGCTAATGTCGTTGCTTCCCAAATTGAGAGTCATAAGCGCTTTGGTGGTGTTGTGCCTGAAATTGCATCTCGTCACCACGTAGAACAAGTGACCCTTGTATTAGAAGAGGCTCTGGAGAAAGCCGATATGCGTATGGAAGACATCGACGCGATTGCCGTTACAGAAGGACCTGGCTTAGTCGGTGCTTTATTAGTGGGTGTAAACGCAGCTAAGGCGTTAGCCTTTGCGTATCAAAAGCCTCTTGTTGGGGTTCAGCATATCGCAGGTCATATCTATGCGAATCGTCTTATGAAAGAGTTTCAGTTTCCGCTCCTTTCTTTAGTTGTTTCAGGCGGACATACTGAACTTATTCTAATGAAAGAACATGGGTCGTTTGAAGTCATTGGAGAAACACGGGATGATGCTGCAGGGGAGGCCTATGATAAAGTAGCCCGAACGCTAAAGCTACCTTATCCAGGAGGACCTCATATTGACCGACTCGCACACGAGGGAGAAGTGACGATCGACTTCCCACGTGCTTGGCTTGAGAACGATTCTTTTGACTTTAGCTTCAGTGGACTCAAGTCATCGGTTATTAACACGTTGCACAATGCGAAACAAAAGGGAATAGAACTAAAGCAAGAAGATATTGCTGCAAGCTTTCAGGAAAGCGTCGTTGATGTGTTATCCACAAAAGCCTATAAAGCAGCTAAGCAATATGGTGTGAAGCAAGTTATTGTGGCTGGCGGAGTTGCTGCCAATAAAGGACTGCGTGCTCGCCTTGAAGAGAAGTTTGGCGAGGAGGAAGAACTGGAATTGTTAATTCCGCCTCTTCACTTATGTACCGATAATGCAGCTATGATCGCCGCTGCCGGAACGGTTGCTTTTAATCAAGGTCACCGCGCCGGATGGGATTTAAACGGCAATCCATCTTTATCGTTAGAGCGATATGCGAAACGTTCTATTACAAAGTAA